From Bacteroidales bacterium:
CTAATGCACGTTTGCCATCATTTTCGAACTGTTTGATAATTTCAGGGCTTATGGTGCCATCGTTCGGATTGATATTAACTGGCATAGCAAGACGCGGCAATAATACCGTACGGATATTTCGTACTGCTTTATGAACCGTGCGATTATTTTCAATGTATGCATAATCGTCGGTTAATGATGTACAGGTAAATGAGTCATTAAAATAAATACCTGCTTTACCGGTATGAGTGCGGAAAAATATATATCCATTATCGTTGGTAGTATTAACAACACCTGCAGCAATATCGCTAAATTTGGTTTTAGCAATAGCCGGTACAGTTAAATTATCGCCCAGAACATTGAATTTTTCAACCCACGCCACACATTCGTTTACGGATGCTTTACTAACAGCACCAAGCAATGTTCCGATGGCAGCATATGAGTTGAAATTTGTATGAGCATTAGCAATAGCAAGATTTTGACCAACCATAACCGCAACGTTGGGGGCATTTAAGTTTCTTAAATTAGTTTGATTTGTCAATGAAAAACCTTTCCCTTCGAGAAGGACTTCAATAGGACGATGATTATTGTATTCATCAACTGCTAACTCCTGTGCTTTTGTAATAGCTGCTTGTGTATCACTAAAATCACTTACAGGGATAGATGGGTTGTAAGCAACTGCAAGCAATCGTATCTTACCTTCGGCTTCGTTTAGTACCTTTTTTGCACCATTGACATTAGTTTTATCAACCATATCGGCATAACTAACCGATTGTGCCGGTACTAAAAGCCATAGTTCGCCACTGGGATTGA
This genomic window contains:
- a CDS encoding DUF2586 domain-containing protein, with product MLNDINITKLSGGLGRREPNNDMVSALVANGVAVSGGVQLNTVYRLNSLNDAIALKIDASYDSTNNILLYEHIKEYFRINPSGELWLLVPAQSVSYADMVDKTNVNGAKKVLNEAEGKIRLLAVAYNPSIPVSDFSDTQAAITKAQELAVDEYNNHRPIEVLLEGKGFSLTNQTNLRNLNAPNVAVMVGQNLAIANAHTNFNSYAAIGTLLGAVSKASVNECVAWVEKFNVLGDNLTVPAIAKTKFSDIAAGVVNTTNDNGYIFFRTHTGKAGIYFNDSFTCTSLTDDYAYIENNRTVHKAVRNIRTVLLPRLAMPVNINPNDGTISPEIIKQFENDGKRALEQMISDGEISSMDILIDPFQNILATSELKVQFSIVPTGTARKINVTIGFNNLF